Proteins found in one Massilia sp. H6 genomic segment:
- a CDS encoding DUF3274 domain-containing protein: MLYPREPYCIGQDASVLQCARKSDKKVDIKPDLPCNVIVVHGVNDVGTSYGAVEEGLCAGLDIRLHGKPGRFVPGTYRLPTDKDKDVLEKDPDAVFFKRTTQLATHSPVIPFYWGYRETFKDAGTRNGQRTDRYGNRLDLDLAKGGGPFANATSTLPDMWNRGICSPVDVGGDPVRPVYSAPGRMYMVLAARRLAALIAMIRDYDANDVVNVVAHSQGCLVSLLAQAFLLDDAQRPADTLILTHPPYSLEEEAGYLVGVSEMFKSGTDAAMQGQYDVLKSRQSFDARLRTLANIVKGVAAKKHTAPAFTALTDQGKHHGMVGARWRAGSDRDNRGKVYLYFCPEDMTVALDNMKGIGWQGVPDFMRGTALSKNDPGTRRSVWGGASRQFKTEQQDRRPLEELGRQFYQRVFTGKQRHDPATKTVGPVLVGQAPHDFALRIEDEDDHAHVAGANRTLRANHPEVAWPPKPATSHAAQSDPARREGIRSINGEALRVPVAADLRGRGQVDPRNIPKTSKQSRTPTRDQGPCEAVDPIDAAIAITSGKGLNIMHEECPDPSGTTRRSDDFEVLSQADCKRIEERYNRERKLDGHGPEGRRKVLAATRLSNGKVMAQIQESPNEARKRWQHEVSPKSFHGSIFGSAANHRNVTAYDLAIGGGLASSDPKFYAYLCAVADWRLQSNKTATKRPSILRWEVFIAKFGAYWKVEKPDREALLKGSSAYYSSGILPACIPGLQAGLPTSVVCETLAGDRMTASPPTAADAGIAKKEGR, translated from the coding sequence ATGCTGTATCCGCGAGAACCGTATTGCATCGGGCAGGACGCGAGCGTACTCCAGTGTGCACGCAAGTCGGACAAGAAAGTCGATATCAAGCCCGACTTGCCCTGCAACGTCATCGTCGTCCATGGCGTGAACGATGTCGGCACCAGCTATGGCGCGGTCGAGGAAGGCCTGTGTGCCGGCCTGGATATCCGGCTGCATGGCAAGCCGGGACGCTTCGTGCCGGGGACATATCGGCTACCCACTGACAAAGACAAGGACGTGCTGGAAAAAGATCCGGACGCGGTGTTCTTCAAGCGCACGACCCAGCTTGCGACGCATAGCCCCGTCATTCCTTTCTACTGGGGGTATCGGGAGACGTTCAAGGATGCAGGAACAAGAAATGGCCAGCGCACGGACCGCTACGGCAACCGCCTGGACCTGGACCTGGCGAAAGGCGGCGGTCCATTTGCGAATGCCACCAGCACCCTGCCCGATATGTGGAACCGGGGAATATGCTCGCCGGTGGACGTGGGCGGCGACCCGGTGCGCCCGGTGTACAGCGCACCCGGGCGCATGTACATGGTGCTCGCGGCCAGGCGGCTGGCGGCCCTGATTGCCATGATCCGCGATTATGATGCCAACGACGTCGTGAACGTCGTCGCGCATAGCCAGGGCTGCCTGGTCAGCCTGCTGGCCCAGGCTTTCCTGCTCGACGATGCACAGCGGCCGGCCGATACGCTGATCCTGACCCATCCACCATACAGCCTGGAAGAAGAGGCCGGTTACCTGGTGGGGGTGTCGGAAATGTTCAAGAGTGGAACGGACGCCGCCATGCAAGGGCAGTACGATGTGCTCAAGTCGCGCCAGAGCTTCGACGCACGCTTGCGCACGCTGGCCAATATTGTCAAGGGAGTGGCTGCCAAAAAACACACGGCGCCGGCGTTCACCGCGCTGACCGACCAAGGGAAACACCACGGGATGGTCGGCGCACGATGGCGTGCCGGTAGCGACCGCGACAATCGAGGCAAGGTCTACCTGTATTTCTGCCCGGAAGACATGACGGTAGCGCTCGACAATATGAAAGGCATCGGCTGGCAGGGCGTGCCCGACTTCATGCGCGGGACAGCACTGTCGAAGAACGATCCGGGGACCAGGCGCAGTGTCTGGGGCGGAGCGTCGAGGCAGTTCAAGACCGAGCAGCAGGACCGTCGGCCGCTGGAAGAGTTGGGCCGTCAGTTCTATCAGCGGGTATTTACCGGAAAGCAGCGCCACGATCCGGCGACAAAGACGGTAGGGCCGGTCCTGGTGGGTCAAGCGCCGCACGATTTCGCGCTGCGCATCGAGGATGAAGACGATCACGCCCATGTGGCAGGCGCAAACCGCACCCTGCGCGCAAATCACCCCGAAGTGGCCTGGCCGCCAAAGCCCGCTACGTCACATGCGGCGCAATCCGATCCTGCCAGACGCGAGGGAATTCGCAGCATTAACGGCGAAGCCTTGCGGGTGCCGGTCGCGGCGGATCTGCGCGGACGCGGCCAGGTTGACCCAAGGAACATCCCAAAGACCTCGAAGCAGTCCAGGACGCCTACCAGGGACCAGGGGCCGTGCGAAGCAGTCGACCCGATCGATGCGGCGATTGCAATTACAAGCGGCAAGGGCCTGAACATCATGCATGAAGAATGCCCCGACCCGTCCGGAACGACGCGACGTTCGGATGATTTCGAGGTCTTGTCGCAAGCCGATTGCAAGCGCATCGAGGAGCGCTACAACCGGGAGCGCAAGCTCGATGGGCATGGGCCCGAAGGGCGCCGGAAGGTATTGGCAGCCACGCGGCTGTCCAACGGCAAGGTCATGGCGCAGATTCAGGAAAGCCCGAACGAGGCGCGCAAGCGCTGGCAGCACGAGGTCAGTCCAAAATCCTTTCACGGCTCCATTTTCGGCAGCGCGGCAAACCATCGCAACGTGACCGCTTACGACCTGGCAATCGGCGGCGGGCTGGCGTCGAGCGATCCGAAGTTCTATGCGTATTTGTGCGCGGTGGCGGACTGGCGCTTGCAGTCGAATAAGACGGCGACCAAACGGCCGTCCATCCTGCGTTGGGAAGTGTTCATTGCCAAGTTCGGCGCGTACTGGAAGGTCGAAAAGCCGGACCGCGAGGCTCTCTTAAAGGGAAGTTCAGCGTATTACAGCTCGGGGATTCTGCCGGCCTGCATTCCTGGCTTGCAGGCTGGGCTGCCGACATCCGTGGTGTGCGAAACGCTGGCCGGCGACCGGATGACTGCGTCGCCGCCAACCGCCGCAGACGCGGGTATCGCTAAGAAGGAGGGGCGATGA
- a CDS encoding type VI secretion system Vgr family protein, producing the protein MRSLQMHVSPHELTDANRPIRLRLRSAKGPVTDLLLVKRVTGHSAICGGFEYRLLCVASRAGLSLKSFNAVAAELQFVTDRGGLHSICGIVAQAAEGESDGGLATYQLVIRDALSLMEASTNTRIFRNASEIDITNILLREWIQHNPVLAHCFDFKLLTARSYPPREFTMQYNESVAAFLRRLWKRRGLAWFFDAGEVTRGDVVRGQRLVLFDNSQALSQSAAGSVRYHRDDGTEARDSITAWHALRTLTAGQVTRHSLDYKSALASEITVPGCHDQGEFGNRFAAKLDDYLAESPHAGDDARDFSALATLRMQHHEYAAKYFEAESGVRDLGVGQWIAMQGHPEIDTHLPAEREFVITELRLEAENNLPKSLNDRITRLFTRNQWQQADTGLDRASAERGARYSNRFSCVRRGIPIVPLFDPAIDLPPTQIQSVFVVAPGDDEIHCDRQGRVKVRFPASRPSGHAHGQGAGALDSANDSAWIRVASSWAGGHYGTISLPRAGEECLVSFLGGDPDRPVITGRVHGCRTPPPDFSHAGGLPGNRFLSGIKSREVKGQRCNQLRMDDTPGQISAQLASEHGHSQLNLGHLRHPRHDGVGAARGEGAELRSDEHVAVRAAKGMLLTAWQRLNAVDGQLARAEFLSLMEQCLEQCQNLGNHAAQHQGALLDAEPLGQLKSRLEQWENGSNTAPEGQGGGAAVIGITAPDGISFATPKALVSFAGTNVDTVAQQHIQLSAGQRLHLHAGQGVSMFSHHGGIRAIAHHGKFLLQSQHDDTELNSAKNVKVTATDGKIVLMAKEIQFITEDGSFIKIGDGISLGTKGDIKQQAARFPLDGPATMTAELPTFDSGAPDQKFVLKYGAHGDDPVAAANRRFEIEMSDGSTLKGMSDAEGKTELLARDAMHIANIRILSDEQ; encoded by the coding sequence ATGCGCTCACTGCAGATGCACGTATCGCCGCACGAGTTGACCGACGCCAACCGCCCGATCCGCCTGCGCCTGCGCAGCGCGAAAGGGCCTGTGACTGACCTCCTGCTTGTCAAGAGGGTGACAGGGCATTCCGCGATATGCGGCGGATTCGAATACCGCTTGCTATGCGTTGCCAGCCGGGCCGGGTTGTCACTCAAGTCGTTCAATGCCGTGGCTGCGGAACTACAGTTCGTCACCGACCGCGGCGGGCTGCATTCGATTTGCGGTATCGTCGCGCAAGCTGCCGAAGGCGAAAGCGACGGTGGCTTGGCCACCTATCAACTGGTTATCCGCGACGCACTGAGCTTAATGGAGGCAAGCACCAACACCCGCATTTTCCGAAACGCGAGCGAAATCGATATCACCAATATCTTGCTGCGAGAATGGATACAGCACAATCCGGTGCTGGCGCATTGCTTCGACTTCAAACTGCTGACGGCGCGCTCTTATCCACCGCGCGAATTCACGATGCAATACAACGAATCGGTCGCGGCATTCCTGCGCCGACTCTGGAAGCGGCGCGGACTGGCCTGGTTTTTTGATGCGGGCGAGGTGACGCGCGGCGACGTGGTTCGCGGTCAGCGGCTCGTTTTGTTCGACAACTCCCAGGCGCTGTCGCAAAGTGCGGCTGGTAGTGTGCGCTACCATCGCGACGATGGCACGGAAGCCCGGGACAGCATTACTGCGTGGCACGCCCTGCGCACCCTGACCGCGGGCCAGGTCACGCGCCACAGCCTGGATTACAAGAGTGCGCTGGCATCCGAGATCACCGTACCTGGCTGTCACGACCAGGGAGAATTCGGTAACAGGTTCGCGGCGAAACTCGACGACTACCTGGCCGAATCCCCGCATGCGGGGGACGACGCCAGGGATTTCAGCGCGCTTGCGACCTTGCGCATGCAACACCACGAGTACGCAGCCAAATATTTCGAGGCAGAAAGTGGAGTGCGCGACCTGGGCGTCGGCCAATGGATCGCCATGCAGGGCCACCCTGAAATCGATACCCACCTGCCCGCAGAGCGTGAATTCGTCATTACCGAATTGCGGCTTGAGGCAGAAAACAATCTGCCCAAGTCGCTGAACGACCGCATCACGCGGCTTTTCACGCGCAATCAGTGGCAGCAGGCCGATACGGGCCTGGACCGCGCGAGTGCGGAACGCGGAGCCCGTTATTCGAACCGCTTCAGCTGTGTCCGGCGCGGCATTCCCATCGTTCCGCTGTTCGATCCCGCGATCGACTTGCCGCCCACACAAATACAGAGTGTGTTTGTGGTCGCGCCAGGCGACGACGAAATCCATTGCGACCGGCAAGGCCGGGTCAAGGTGCGCTTTCCCGCCTCCCGGCCGAGCGGCCATGCGCACGGCCAGGGCGCCGGAGCATTGGATAGCGCGAACGATTCGGCGTGGATCCGGGTCGCGAGCTCCTGGGCGGGCGGACACTACGGGACGATTTCGCTGCCCCGCGCCGGAGAAGAATGCCTTGTCAGTTTCCTTGGTGGCGACCCGGATCGGCCCGTCATTACAGGCCGCGTGCATGGTTGCAGGACGCCTCCTCCGGATTTTTCCCATGCCGGCGGACTGCCGGGCAATCGGTTCTTGTCGGGGATAAAGAGCCGCGAGGTAAAGGGGCAACGCTGCAACCAGCTTCGCATGGACGATACGCCGGGCCAGATCAGCGCCCAGCTCGCCAGTGAACACGGCCACAGCCAGCTCAATCTCGGTCACTTGCGTCACCCGCGGCACGATGGCGTGGGCGCGGCGCGTGGCGAAGGCGCAGAACTGCGCAGCGATGAACATGTGGCCGTGCGCGCAGCCAAAGGCATGCTGTTGACGGCCTGGCAGCGCCTCAATGCGGTCGATGGCCAGCTTGCCCGCGCCGAGTTCCTGTCGCTGATGGAGCAATGCCTGGAGCAGTGCCAGAACTTGGGCAACCATGCCGCGCAGCACCAGGGCGCGTTGCTCGACGCGGAGCCACTCGGCCAACTCAAGTCGCGGCTGGAGCAATGGGAAAACGGGAGCAACACGGCGCCCGAAGGGCAGGGCGGCGGCGCAGCCGTGATCGGCATCACAGCGCCCGATGGCATCAGCTTCGCCACACCCAAGGCGCTGGTCAGCTTTGCCGGCACCAACGTCGATACGGTAGCCCAGCAGCACATCCAGCTGAGCGCAGGCCAGCGCTTGCACTTGCATGCTGGGCAGGGGGTGTCGATGTTCTCGCACCATGGCGGAATCCGGGCCATTGCCCATCACGGCAAGTTCTTGCTGCAGAGCCAGCACGACGATACCGAGCTTAATTCTGCCAAGAATGTCAAGGTCACGGCAACCGACGGCAAGATCGTGCTGATGGCGAAGGAAATCCAGTTTATTACCGAGGACGGGTCGTTCATCAAGATCGGAGACGGTATCTCGCTCGGTACCAAAGGCGACATCAAGCAACAGGCTGCACGTTTTCCCCTGGACGGCCCGGCCACGATGACGGCCGAATTGCCGACCTTTGACAGCGGCGCGCCGGACCAGAAATTCGTGCTGAAGTACGGCGCCCATGGCGACGATCCGGTGGCCGCCGCCAACCGCCGTTTCGAGATCGAGATGAGCGACGGCAGTACGCTCAAAGGCATGAGTGATGCCGAGGGCAAGACCGAACTGCTGGCACGCGATGCGATGCATATCGCGAACATCCGCATCCTGAGCGACGAGCAGTAA
- a CDS encoding pirin family protein, translated as MLNLRKSGERGAVDMGWLASRHSFSFGHYQDPLHMGVGPLRVINEDRVAPGRGFEPHRHRDMEIISYVLDGALAHQDSMGNGSVLRYGDVQRMSAGSGVAHSEFNHSKDELVHFLQIWIEPNTTDGAPGYEEKHFDAASKTGRLCLIASNDGREGSVSMRQDASIYATIMDGEASLEHPLGTGRQAYVHVIRGSATVNGVGLGAGDALTVSREARVQLERADQAEILLFDLPG; from the coding sequence ATGTTGAACCTACGTAAAAGCGGAGAACGCGGCGCCGTGGATATGGGCTGGCTCGCGTCCCGGCACAGCTTCTCGTTTGGTCACTACCAGGACCCGCTCCACATGGGCGTGGGCCCGCTGCGGGTGATCAATGAAGACCGTGTGGCGCCGGGCCGCGGCTTCGAGCCGCATCGGCACCGCGACATGGAGATCATTTCCTACGTGCTCGACGGCGCGCTTGCGCACCAGGACAGCATGGGCAACGGCTCGGTGCTGCGCTATGGCGACGTGCAGCGCATGAGCGCGGGCAGCGGCGTGGCGCATAGCGAGTTCAACCACTCGAAAGACGAGCTCGTGCATTTCCTGCAGATCTGGATCGAGCCGAACACCACCGACGGGGCGCCAGGCTACGAGGAAAAGCACTTCGACGCGGCATCGAAGACCGGCCGCCTGTGCCTGATCGCCTCGAACGATGGCCGTGAAGGCTCGGTCTCGATGCGCCAGGACGCCAGCATCTACGCCACCATCATGGATGGCGAAGCGTCACTGGAACACCCCCTCGGTACCGGACGCCAGGCCTATGTCCATGTGATCCGGGGCAGCGCCACGGTCAACGGCGTGGGGCTCGGCGCGGGCGATGCCTTAACGGTGAGCAGGGAAGCACGCGTGCAGCTCGAGCGCGCCGACCAGGCCGAGATCTTGCTGTTCGACCTGCCAGGCTGA
- a CDS encoding GNAT family N-acetyltransferase, with translation MAEHLMSSNTAGRFARFRQATAADIPAMSAIRLSVTENVLSDPSRVTLAMYHAYLDADGRGWVAEVDGEVVAFSYADRHAGSIWALFVRGDHEGQGLAQGLLSLASSWLFAQGHPCITLSTGSGTRADRFYARQGWQRHRLDAAEVHYRLAHDSPAASRACLDAAGLIAHAI, from the coding sequence ATGGCAGAGCATCTGATGAGCAGCAACACCGCCGGGCGCTTCGCCCGCTTCAGGCAGGCGACTGCCGCCGACATTCCCGCGATGTCGGCCATTCGCCTGTCCGTCACCGAAAACGTGCTGTCGGACCCGAGCCGCGTCACCCTCGCCATGTACCACGCTTATCTCGATGCCGACGGGCGTGGATGGGTGGCCGAGGTCGACGGCGAAGTGGTCGCCTTCAGCTATGCCGACCGCCACGCGGGCTCGATCTGGGCCTTGTTCGTGCGTGGCGACCACGAGGGACAGGGCCTGGCGCAGGGCTTGCTGTCACTGGCTAGCAGCTGGCTGTTTGCGCAGGGCCACCCGTGCATCACGCTCAGCACCGGTAGCGGCACCCGCGCCGACCGCTTCTATGCCAGGCAAGGCTGGCAACGCCATCGGCTCGACGCCGCCGAGGTGCACTACCGGCTGGCACACGACAGCCCGGCGGCAAGCCGTGCATGCCTTGACGCCGCCGGCCTCATCGCGCATGCTATTTAG